The genomic stretch CGATGGAGATTGTGGCACGAGGAAATCGTGTACGACACAGGGTGAGAAAAGTCCATGCATCCACGGGAGGTGACATGCAGCAGTCCGGTCCCGGCAGGACGTCTGCGTTGAGGACGATTGGGCCACGGAACTGTTGGGGGAGAACACATTTGGTCACTTTGAGATGCTTATATACACATGGTGCATGAAGATGTACGTTGAGCGTTCTTGCTACATGCTAGGCAAAACTCTGTGAAAGAACGTTTCTTGTTCCGAAGTTCTGTGCTGAGGGAAACATCAAGAGGGAATGTTCATGTTCATTCTTTCATGTTCAAGAGGGAAGCTCTCGGACGCAAAAGGACAGTCTCGAGTGACGACCGACAAAAAAATTGTGGCTTTACCTTATCAGCAAAACGTGCAAGGATACGGCACGCAGGCTCAACGACTTCGGTTGACTTGAAATCGAGCTTGACGCCTTTGGTTCCGCAGAGTAAGATCTCGTGCAGCCATTCCTCAAGCGTAATGTCGCTGGATATAGCCGGTGGGTGCGCCATTACCGGGACCGGATATCGTCCGTTGGCTCCCATGCTTATGTCGCCTTCCAAGATCATTCCGGGACCCTGGAGAGCCCCAGCAAGGCGAGCCTTGCTGTTGACTGCGTGTTCCCACAAGATGTTGAGCCCGTCCCCTTTTGCTTGCGGGAAGTAATCCACAATGGTTGGTGGCATCATCTTGGGGTCCGTCGGTGATTTCGTACCTGGCGCCGTGGTGACTCAAGTGTTGTGATGCAGGTCCTTGTGTTTGGATGAGGTTGCGTTCTTAGTTTGGGTTCTTTAGTATGTTACGCAAAATTTGCATGCAAAATTTATTACAGACTTATTATTTAGAAAGTTAACTGCCACTACGAAGGGAACGATAAATTTTTAAAAATGTCTGTGCAGTACTCAAGTAGTTCTTTCTGTCTGAATATTCCAAAGTTCACACACAAGATGAATAGGGGATTTACGTATGGTTGGACGTTATGTTATGAAGAGTGAGTTTTCCCATTTCCTCTTTCGAATAACTGGTAGCCCTTCTCTAATACTACTCGAACGCATTAAACGTAAATTGATTTAGAGACCACCAATTTTGACCTCACATATACCAAATTGTAATGCCCTTATCTAGTAATCCAACAGAATAGAACACGagtacagaatttttataaattaCTCCGATCCCTTTTGCAGGCAGGCTGACTGGGTGATCCGATTGTTCTTCAGTGATTTGTTGACACCATCGTCGAAGGCCCTGCAACACCTAGGAAATAAAATGCGCAATAATCTCATTCTAAATTTTGCTCTTGTTTCTATAAAATTGTCTCCAAAATTGAGCTCTCTGCGTGAATAATACCAAAAAGCTTACTCTTATATTTCCTCCgatatttttttaatgtgtgGTACAGGCGTGGGAGATCTAAAATGTCTTTGACACCTCTCCCACATTGTCAATCTGGGAAAAGAAAAGCACTGTCTAAAACACAGAGGGGTGCAACCAAAAAATCGGTTTCAAGAAAATTCTCGTCCGAGGCGCGTAATAGAGAGTCCCACATACTGAAACCCAGAGGGCAATGAACTTACCATCCACGAGTCCTTCAGAAAACCACACTAGTGTACATTGGAAGACCCCTCAGCAACCTTCAAAAGCGTAAAGTTAATCAAATTCAGCCACGAAACATATCAATTAGTAATTCGCAATGAAGAATAGCCAACATGAACACTAGCAGTACTTCACTTCCGCGGGCCGCGGAGGCTGTCGTGTTTTTCGGCAATTAATCGGAACACGACTGAGCCAAGATTGTCTCTCACCTATATTCAACGTATCCGGAACTTCGATATGGACATAGGCACCAATACACAAAGTTCTTTTGCAACACCTGCGCTTATGACACATCAATGGCACACGTTACAAGTATGTGCCGCTTTCATTCAAAGGGCACTGGCCTCTACGCGGTAAGGTCAATGACATCAACACAGCTGGGAGCGTGCAAcagcgcgcgttctctaaatATCGGCGTAAAACGGATTTCACGGCCAGATTACAGAAAGACAAAGGTGCAGACGTATTCACAGTGGCTCACGCTGTAATCGTAAGGGCGATATGTACGCCCTATCCTGGATAGTATTAGCCTTTCTCCTCGCAATAAACGGTGTCAAGCACAGAAACCAAAACTACGGAAGAGATCACTGTTTACAAACTTTGGGCTACTTTGGAGCACCACACAACAGCTAGTGCGGAATGACAGTAACGATTGCAGTAACAAAGCAATAAAACTATTTTTTAATTTCCGGTAGCAGAAATACGGAACCGCAAAAACTGAGGGTAATTTAATTACTACGCATTCAGCTCACCATGCACAAGCACTTGAACTGTTGTCTCTAATAAAGCTCATACCTATCCTAATGCAGAAAGCTTCGTTTGAAAAAGTAGAGCGCATCGCGAGTTTTCGGTTGTACTTCTTCTGCAGGTTTTACGGAAATTTATCCTATATTCAAGAATATGTTGCTCTATATGTGCTGTCTGATTTTAGTTTGTCGCAAAATTTGCAATGAAATCACAACGACGATGCGCGGATTGATATTAAATGTCACTGTCAAGGCTGAATAGGGGGAATTATAATGCGCAGCCCACGCAGGGGAGGGAGCGTCTTCAATGAAAGTGGCAGGGTCTTGCAAGGAGTGACTTGGTTTTACTGCGAGTGGTGTTATGACGAAATAAAGGATCCCTGCATGGTTCGCGGAGAATGTCTTACACTACAGAACAAGTGGAGGCAGTAAGTCATTAAGAATTTCGCTGAAACGACAGGAACAATGTCCAATTCGGTCAAGTGTACACGCAGGTGTCTCTTTACAAGCCGTTCAGATGTTGCGCCTGTATCTGTTGGTTTTCTCGAACATGAATAACTTAGGATTATATAATGCCGATTAATAAGGCGCTAATCCCCCCACTTTCGTCTGCTCAAGGCTTTACATCAGCTGTACCACGCCACACAGGGCTACGCCGAAGCAAATCGTTATCTCACGTTGTTTCATGCGTCACCTGAGGCCTGGAGCATAGCCTGGCAACTTCTGGACACGAACAAGGTGCTTACAGTTGATAGGGGCAATACCGAACGACTCGTTATAGCATAATTTCTTTCAGGCCCACGAAGTCCAATATTTTGGTGCCAACACACTGCATTTTAAAATCTCGAGGCACTGGAATGAAATTCCCGAAGATCAGTATGGTGCGCTACGAACCAAGCTGCTGGAAACGATGCTGCAATATTCAAAAGGGCCAAAGTTTATTCTAACAAAAATAATAGTTGCTGTGAGTATGTGTGTCAAGCGTAGAGTACATGGGCTGTGACTCGTGCCTCTGTTTCAGGTGGCATCGTTCGCTATTCATGTGATACCGAATTTTTGGCCGTCTGCTGTCTCCGACCTTATCGTTACATTCCAGCCTTCAGTCGTGGGAAATGTTCCGGTAAGTTGCTGTTTTTGCCATTTTCGTTATTCTTTCGGTAAATTAGAATTGTATTAAATTGAATTTATCTGGATTACGCAGCCACTTGTGTTGGAGGACATCCTGCTAGAGCTTCTGACTGTTATTCCCGAAGAGGTGAGTTTTGAGGTGAAATGCTATCTGTAGTGCTGTGGTTGATGGTCCTGCCCTTATATATCGTCACTACAAATAACAATACTGCTTGCCATGAATAGCAAGACCTAGAATATAGATGTATATGAGTTAATGAACATAAATACTGTATAAGAAATATTGTACTTTGCAATTTGTGTTACTGTCAATACTCAGTATCATTGAACTCAACTCTGAACTCGTCTCTAAAAAGTGTGTCTTATGGCAGAATAGCCCAGGCGGTGGATTTGTTTAAAGCAAATTGATTGCCTACATTTGATGACCTGCTTGTGCAAGTGGTTGTTTCTAAGTATTCCTGGTGTGATAGTTACAGATGTTTACGTACAGTTAGTATACCGCTAAGACACTCAACTAAATATATTGTTCCCAAAGGTTTTACTCTATACGGTACAGGTCATAGGGCACACTACGTACCTACTGTGTTTAATACTTTGCATGCAAACGCTTGTGACAGTATTTTTTCTATCTCTGCATTGAAAAAGCATTGAGTTGCATGTGTACTGTGAGATTTTGATGGTTTATGGGTATGATGTTCGATGTTGTCTGAGATGATCTCGTGCACTGGCTGCCGGAACAAGCCCACTAGCCGTTTGGCTTAGGCGGGCCATCGTTTAATTATTTTGTACTCTCCGTTgcaataaaattattattatactaTTAGTACTAGTAATACACTGTAGTTTGAAACTCCCAACACCTTACACAACACTTAGAATGTTCTTTGTGACcccgttttctctctctctctctctgtaacGTCTAAAGTTGCAGAGCAGCGAACAAAGCAGCCGTAGCGCATCACGTGCTGGCCTGGACTCTGCTTCGAACGTCGTCTTCGGCCTCCTGGAGAGCAGAGCCGATATGGGACACCGGGCATTGCGCTGCTATTCGTCGTGGGCACAGCTGTCACTGGACCCCGAACCACACCTACGTCTGCTTCCCCGTTTGATGCAGGCCGTAACCGACCCAGAACTCTGTTGCGCCGCTTCCGAAGCATTAACCAATGTTGTCAGCCATCCTGATGCACATCAGTAAGACACTTTTTACTACTTTAAACGTACTTTGTGTTTACTTTTATATACAACCCTTTTTACTACTACTGTGTTTTCGTACTTATCAAAAtttgaaaccaaaacaaaaatTACGGATGGGCTCCTCCGTGCGCCTTTTGCACGCACATGTGGTGGAAAAGTTGTCACTGAATTTTCCATCTTCCATAGGTTTCCAAACTTCATCCTTCGGGTGGTCGATAACCTGGCGCAGCTCAAAGAGTTCTTGAACAAAATGGCAGCTTCAAAAGAAATGGTGAGATCATTAAAAGTTTAAAATGGGCATCTTGTACCCGGAGCATCTCTGGCCAAACAGGAATTATGCCAGGCAGTGTACGGGCTCCTCATCGAAGTGGGTGAGAACCACTCGCGTCTCCTCGTCGACACCCTCCTCACCAAACCGCAGCATAAGGACAATGTCCTCACAATCCTCAACCTCATCCTGGTACGTATCCGCAGCATGTGTTCCTTGTCACTTGCATGCCATGTTGATACCGCGACTTTGCACGATACAGTGCCACATAAAGTTAGAATGTTGAAGATTCCCACTGGTATACCTATCTACTTGCGGAGCATCGTAGATAGGTGATGGTATTTGTGCTTGTAAGCAAGGACGTGCACCAGTAGTAATAGGTGTGAAAATGCAACCTTGTGGATTGCAGCTTCAATGTGCAATATATCCCTAGTTCCCCCGATCATTACCGTCAATTACCGTCACATTACCGTCAATTAGTATTAACACAGACTTGCGGCGTGCAGCAATGCAGCGGAACGCCGGGGCACTTTCCGGTGGACGAGAGTTGCAGCCGTCAAGCTCTCGGATTTTGGTATGCCCTGCAAGATGACGTGTCCGCCGCGGAGGGACCCCGCGCCGAAGcgctgttgttgctgctgcatCCCGTGTGGCAAGCCCTAGTGGACACGCTACTCCGTAAAGCACAACTACCACTCGACGACTCACACTGGGCAGAAGGTAGTGAAAAGTATTTCACAAAAGCGTGTTGAGTTGTGAGTGCGTATGGAGTGCTGCATTATTTGTGAAGAAATTAATCAGCGAGCAAAAAAAGAGGGACTGATGTATTTATATTGATTGCTGATCAAGATGGGAACACTTATTTGTTATAACGAGCTGCGGAAAAGATGCTGTAACTGTGCCCTGTCCTTTGATTCCGCAGAAGAGAAGGACGCCTTACGTTGTTATAGACAAGACATCGGAGACTCCTTGGTGAGTTCTCTTCTCTCGTTACTGCCTATCTTATCTTTCGGGACAAACATTTACACTTCCAGCTCATTGCAGATGTACTGCTACAACGTCCTGCACGAGAGCATGCTTGCAGGCCTGGTGGCGCACCTACAAGTTTCCGCAGACGCCGTTCGTAACGATGCCACGAGATGGCCGCAGCTCGAGGCCTGTCTGCTAGCATTTCAGGTGACTTCCCGCAGTACTATCTGAGAGAGCCTCCCAAGACGTTCCTGCAAGTCTGTTTCCCCTCGCAGTCCGTTGCGGCATCGGTGGACGTACAGGAAGACCGATATGTCGGTGCAGTCCTGGCAGGCGCACTCCCCGCGCTCCCCGCACACCCGAAGGTGACGCCATCGGCCCTGGCGTGCGCAGGAGCATACGGGGaatggttggcacagcatccgcAGACCCTGCAGGCGTTGCTGCCAATGCTGTTGGCGTCGCTGCATACGAGCGAAGTTGCCCCAGCTGCAACACTCGCCCTCAAGGATGTGGCACGGGATTGCCGAGACACCCTGGGTCCCATGGCGCATCAGATATTGACTGCTGCGAGTGAAGCTCTGGCGGGAAGCGTCCTCGGAGAGCGTGAGCGGGTGGGTATTTGGGTACTGTGATCATGCTGCGAGAGCATTTTGCAAGATGCAATAATTGTAATTGCACTGTGCAACTACTGTAACTCTGTATTAGGCTTGTGCAAATGGCAGGTGGTTATAAATAGGGCTtgactttttcaggttttatttttggccaaattcggggggtaaatatcgggtgatatttttcatttgaaaatccGGGTGtgttcgggttaaatcccgttacggcatattctgtcgtcaggaattcgggtgattttttttttttttttgtttaataaaaatttgtcttaacatggaactcatgtttagcaatgttatcaaactttattttaatgcacgcttatgagtctgccacgcgacccggatgttt from Ornithodoros turicata isolate Travis chromosome 4, ASM3712646v1, whole genome shotgun sequence encodes the following:
- the LOC135390834 gene encoding protein FAM151A-like yields the protein MMPPTIVDYFPQAKGDGLNILWEHAVNSKARLAGALQGPGMILEGDISMGANGRYPVPVMAHPPAISSDITLEEWLHEILLCGTKGVKLDFKSTEVVEPACRILARFADKFRGPIVLNADVLPGPDCCMSPPVDAWTFLTLCRTRFPRATISIGWTTDDASCIKMGYTREMTESMGALVREYNLGQPVSFPVWLPLVRHAMGDLQRLLAQVPRSSLTVFVRGPCRPTVLPDLAMLRSSFSPSLIYYDLPHDLLRAFLPLS
- the LOC135390835 gene encoding importin-13-like, which codes for MSYTTEQVEAALHQLYHATQGYAEANRYLTLFHASPEAWSIAWQLLDTNKAHEVQYFGANTLHFKISRHWNEIPEDQYGALRTKLLETMLQYSKGPKFILTKIIVAVASFAIHVIPNFWPSAVSDLIVTFQPSVVGNVPPLVLEDILLELLTVIPEELQSSEQSSRSASRAGLDSASNVVFGLLESRADMGHRALRCYSSWAQLSLDPEPHLRLLPRLMQAVTDPELCCAASEALTNVVSHPDAHQFPNFILRVVDNLAQLKEFLNKMAASKEMELCQAVYGLLIEVGENHSRLLVDTLLTKPQHKDNVLTILNLILQCSGTPGHFPVDESCSRQALGFWYALQDDVSAAEGPRAEALLLLLHPVWQALVDTLLRKAQLPLDDSHWAEEEKDALRCYRQDIGDSLMYCYNVLHESMLAGLVAHLQVSADAVRNDATRWPQLEACLLAFQSVAASVDVQEDRYVGAVLAGALPALPAHPKVTPSALACAGAYGEWLAQHPQTLQALLPMLLASLHTSEVAPAATLALKDVARDCRDTLGPMAHQILTAASEALAGSVLGERERIRMMGVVGHTLSSVEKGQVGPWLQALVGPQIRILQDTVAQDPTSGTLSHVLLRLNMLTMLFSTLDTQGEDEECGQRDMLPVEMVIQELGPTLVSLSEKYATDERVVETLCECLRKASSGLGPEHAWDTLALLVSLYSRNPQAPILEACQQLFLLAGPQDTRSTEALSVLCSTTLATAAASQNDFREHTVILEAFFQMLAHVVRKLTAVLNTNKIDLSTLFICAAATIMLPEKPTVKSAAQFLGEFILRSREYPEMLNVVNNHGGLLTEQIIRVIGSGESPRSVVEPMADLLLILNKKYFDNLCRWLSALVQRPDFPSSRATASDKEHYVRLMIKERANKRRMREIVAEFSLLCRGLIGTEYAAQTFKGF